A region of Bombilactobacillus folatiphilus DNA encodes the following proteins:
- a CDS encoding 8-oxo-dGTP diphosphatase produces MRTEPVELTNMTMILDPKSQQVLVEYRRDPHWPGIAFPGGHVEPHESVTHSAQREVKEETGLTVTNLQLAGLKQYPLEPRGRFICFLYRTTQFQGNLQSSAEGPVFWMKLQDFYQNPQLAEGMEDLLNIMVTDFNEVIYQGEQTYFF; encoded by the coding sequence ATGCGCACGGAACCTGTCGAACTAACTAATATGACGATGATCCTCGACCCTAAGTCCCAGCAAGTATTGGTTGAATACCGTCGTGATCCGCATTGGCCTGGCATTGCTTTTCCTGGTGGGCATGTCGAACCACATGAAAGTGTGACCCACTCCGCCCAACGTGAAGTCAAAGAAGAAACCGGTCTCACCGTTACGAATTTGCAATTGGCTGGTCTAAAGCAATATCCCTTAGAACCTCGTGGTCGTTTTATTTGCTTTTTGTACCGTACCACACAATTTCAAGGCAACTTACAATCATCTGCTGAAGGTCCGGTTTTTTGGATGAAATTACAAGATTTTTACCAAAATCCACAATTGGCTGAGGGTATGGAGGATCTATTGAATATTATGGTAACTGATTTCAATGAAGTAATTTATCAAGGCGAACAAACTTATTTTTTCTAA
- a CDS encoding DUF975 family protein — translation MNRTEIKQQAKKLLNHNFLFFLQLFLISLIFYLLNRVPSVIQHRLPLTVDALGVAGFLSIVAGLFEISADFAAIDIMKEQSQLDHPFQKSFTLFKRGELFIGSIGIGVLMYIWIFLWSLLLLVPGIIKSFAYSQAMYIYRDHLNAEDPVTYRQAVTLSRQLMNGHKMDYFVFNLSFIGYWLLVSVTLGIAAIWVLPYYRLSKANFYVNLVQNQNLTETKLA, via the coding sequence TTGAATCGAACAGAGATCAAGCAACAAGCAAAAAAACTTTTGAACCATAATTTTTTATTTTTTCTACAACTATTTTTAATTAGTTTAATTTTTTACCTACTTAATCGTGTTCCAAGTGTCATTCAGCATCGTTTGCCATTAACAGTGGATGCATTAGGTGTGGCTGGTTTCTTATCCATCGTGGCTGGCTTATTTGAGATTAGTGCGGACTTTGCCGCCATTGATATTATGAAAGAACAATCCCAATTGGATCATCCTTTCCAAAAAAGTTTCACCTTGTTCAAACGTGGTGAGTTATTCATCGGCAGTATTGGAATTGGTGTTTTGATGTATATCTGGATTTTTCTCTGGTCTTTATTATTGCTCGTTCCTGGTATCATTAAATCTTTTGCATACTCGCAAGCCATGTATATTTATCGTGACCATTTAAATGCAGAAGACCCTGTGACATACCGACAAGCTGTCACGCTAAGCCGCCAGTTAATGAATGGACATAAGATGGATTACTTTGTATTCAATTTAAGCTTCATTGGCTATTGGCTACTTGTTAGTGTGACTCTTGGCATTGCTGCCATCTGGGTACTGCCTTATTATCGTCTGTCGAAAGCTAATTTTTACGTTAACTTAGTTCAAAATCAAAATTTGACCGAAACTAAATTAGCATAA
- a CDS encoding GtrA family protein yields the protein MNKIWLLIKKYEKVWSYLFFGGLTTLINLVVFNVLYTWQHLLGYQLANVLAWFLSVLFAYITNKRYVFDSHQNSQQAMRTELFSFFFFRVLSLVLDLLIMQIGVGILQQNAFWVKLVDNVLVVIANYFFSKIFIFKEH from the coding sequence ATGAATAAAATTTGGCTATTAATTAAAAAATATGAGAAAGTTTGGAGTTATCTCTTCTTTGGTGGTTTGACGACGTTAATTAATTTGGTAGTATTCAATGTATTGTACACTTGGCAACACTTGTTAGGTTATCAGTTAGCTAACGTGTTGGCGTGGTTTCTGTCAGTTTTATTTGCTTACATTACCAATAAGCGTTACGTTTTTGATTCGCATCAAAACAGCCAGCAAGCGATGCGCACGGAATTATTTTCGTTTTTCTTTTTTCGGGTGTTAAGTTTGGTATTGGACCTGTTGATTATGCAAATTGGGGTCGGCATACTCCAGCAGAATGCATTTTGGGTGAAATTAGTTGATAATGTGTTGGTTGTAATTGCGAACTATTTTTTCAGTAAAATTTTTATTTTTAAGGAACATTAA
- a CDS encoding phosphoenolpyruvate hydrolase family protein has translation MQHLRQKLVRQVQLQHPLLGLSTTMGMSALHAMDSGVDFIMVLNSGKFRQMGRSSLGAYLPFVNSNQQIMALTTREVLPTIQDFPCLIGINATDPYLNQATLFDFIKQYQIAGIVNYPTVSLIDGQFREALDETNVNFGQEMALLRAAHQHNIFTAAFVTNAQEALLASAIPADLICIHLGLTEGGVLGAKRIRSFESMIATVKKICQRLQQQRSQSILMIYGGILNDLTEVRYLYNLLPEIQGYIGGSTFERIVPEQTLSQQIRSFKTADQTLNDNLTVKILKGADQYYTPVEFIKRFIQENYSVPIYLSELAAMLHLTPTYLSTIFKKQTNQTFTDYLVHFRLNKAVELMKQKYQPLNKIAEMVGYNDYAQFNKIFKKYFHEAPSQYQQHI, from the coding sequence ATGCAACATTTACGACAAAAATTAGTGCGTCAAGTTCAACTACAGCATCCTTTATTGGGTCTGAGCACCACGATGGGCATGAGTGCGTTGCATGCGATGGACTCAGGCGTGGACTTTATTATGGTATTGAATTCTGGCAAATTTCGACAAATGGGTCGCTCATCGTTAGGAGCATATTTACCATTTGTGAATAGTAATCAACAAATTATGGCGCTCACCACACGAGAAGTTTTGCCCACTATCCAGGATTTTCCGTGTTTAATCGGAATTAATGCGACAGATCCTTATTTGAATCAAGCCACTTTATTTGATTTTATTAAGCAATATCAAATTGCGGGGATTGTGAATTATCCCACGGTTAGCTTGATTGATGGACAATTTCGTGAAGCCCTAGATGAAACCAATGTCAATTTTGGTCAAGAAATGGCTCTTTTACGAGCAGCGCACCAACATAATATTTTTACAGCAGCTTTTGTGACTAATGCGCAAGAGGCGTTATTGGCTAGTGCAATTCCTGCTGATCTGATTTGTATTCATCTAGGTTTGACCGAGGGTGGCGTGTTGGGTGCTAAACGCATTCGGAGTTTTGAATCAATGATTGCGACGGTGAAAAAGATTTGTCAGCGGCTGCAGCAGCAACGTTCGCAGAGTATTCTGATGATTTATGGTGGTATCTTGAATGATCTGACCGAAGTGCGTTATCTATATAATTTATTGCCGGAAATTCAAGGCTATATCGGTGGTTCAACCTTTGAACGGATTGTTCCTGAACAGACTTTGTCGCAACAAATTCGCTCTTTTAAAACAGCGGATCAAACTCTCAATGATAATTTAACGGTCAAAATTCTGAAGGGAGCTGATCAATACTATACGCCGGTGGAATTTATTAAAAGATTCATTCAAGAGAACTATTCGGTACCCATTTATTTGTCTGAGTTAGCGGCGATGTTGCATTTGACGCCAACTTATTTGAGCACGATTTTTAAAAAGCAAACCAATCAAACTTTTACAGATTATCTGGTGCATTTTCGATTGAATAAGGCTGTAGAATTAATGAAACAAAAATATCAACCGCTGAATAAGATTGCGGAAATGGTGGGTTATAACGATTATGCGCAATTCAACAAAATTTTTAAAAAATATTTTCATGAAGCTCCAAGTCAGTATCAACAACACATATAA